In Streptomyces tendae, one DNA window encodes the following:
- a CDS encoding recombinase family protein: MGFRSLHEALDTTTPGGRLVFHVFAALAEFIRELIVQGTHEGLAEARARGERIGGASHERRADPARPRPARATENTITSIAKLLGVSRTTLYKYVPELSAAGRDSLVPSAEPAVLPAPR, encoded by the coding sequence GTGGGCTTCCGGTCGCTGCACGAGGCGCTCGACACCACCACGCCCGGCGGCCGGCTGGTCTTTCACGTCTTCGCCGCGCTCGCGGAGTTCATTCGGGAACTGATCGTGCAGGGCACGCACGAGGGCCTGGCGGAAGCCCGCGCCCGCGGCGAGCGCATCGGCGGCGCCAGCCATGAACGCCGAGCAGATCCGGCACGCCCGCGCCCTGCTCGCGCAACCGAGAACACCATCACCTCGATCGCGAAGCTGCTCGGAGTCTCGCGGACCACGCTGTACAAGTACGTGCCGGAGCTATCGGCCGCTGGCCGCGACTCCCTGGTGCCGAGCGCCGAGCCCGCCGTGCTGCCCGCTCCGCGCTAA